TCGGAAGGATCCTTGTTTACGGCCGCAACTTCCGTACGGTATGTGACATCATAGAGGAGGCCTTGGAGGACTTCCACTACAACCCGGACACGTACATAGAGGATGACAACCTCAAGCTGCATCTCTCGGACCTCCTCAGGCAGAAGTATCTGACCCTGTCAAAGGATTTCTCCGATGAGCACATCACCCGTATCTTCAGGCACTGGAATGACGAGAACATGTATGAGCTGGAGTACTGGATGACCGAGCTCATCGATTCCCTGGAGGATGTCAGCCTGCTTCAGAAGCTCCACGACCTCGTGTCTTCAGAGAAGGAAGGCTACGACCTTGACCAGGCTGTTGAGGATTACGCAAGGAAATTCCTGCTTCTGGATAAGGATGGGAACGACCTGTCAAAGGAAGCCTAAGTGCTCCAACAGTATCTTCGTGCCTATCACGATCAGTATTATTCCGCCGAAGAGCTCCGCCTTGCTGCTGTAACGATCGCCGACCACGCTGCCCAGCTTGACTCCGGCTGCCGATATGAAGAAGGTAATCACTCCGATCAGCACGGCATCCATCAGGATGTCTGAACCGTCCATGGCCAAAGATATCCCAACAGCCAATGCATCTATGCTCGTGGCGATGGCCAACAGCAACATTATCCTGAAACCTAAGCTGTCGTCGATCTTCTCTTCGTCCAACGACATCGATTCACGGATCATGTTGAGACCGATCAATATGAGCAATCCGAATGCGATCCAGTGATCGACCTCGGAGATGTATGAATATAACGATTCTCCAAGGCAATAGCCGATTATCGGCATGATGAACTGGAAGAATCCGAACCAGAAACCTATGATGATCACAGAAGAGGCCTTCGGCTTCCTCATAGCGAGCCCTTTGCAGATGGAGACGGCGAAGGCATCCATAGCGAGCCCGATACCGATTAGGGTCACCGTGAGTAGGTCCATAGGCCGAAATGGAGAGGTTATAATTAATTGATTGTCGGAGAAAACTCGTCAAGAATATGACGAACCGTAATGAAAAAAGACAATATAAAATAGGAAAATGTCACCGCCATTATCAGCAATTTTATCCATCGTTGGATATCCAATAGATGAATATTTTTCTTCAAAATTTGCCTTGGATAATTCTCTTTTTGCCACCAGCGTACATTTTCATTATATACTTGGAAATGATGTTGGATGTATAATCCAATGGTGTGAGATATGCAAGCGAAGGAACTGACAGAGAAACGCTGCGGAAGGTGCGGGCATGAATGGACAAGCGGAATTGACATGCCTGCAAGGTGCCCTCACTGCGGCACTTATCACTGGTACGGCGAATCCACATCCTACAGCTGTTTCGTTTGCGGACACACTTGGTTCTCCCGCACTACTAGGACGCCTATGAGGTGCCCGAAATGCAAAACACGTTCTTGGCAGAACGGACCCCGGAGGTTCAACCCCAAGAGCATCGACACCGAGGATAGCAATGTCAAGACGATCATCGACATGTACCTTCACGGAAAGGGCTGCGTATCGATCGCCATGAGTACCGGTGTAGCGCTGTCCAGCGTCATCGATGTGGTTAAGATAGCCGTATGCGACGGCCGTCAACCCAGGATGTAAATCCGCAAATCAAAAAAGAATAATCTCCCCGGAAAAACCGGGGAATTAATGTTTTCACTCCAGTCTCTGGAGCATCTTCACGACAGCATCGACGACATCTCTGCCCTTCTCGATCCTGTCCATTGCCTGGAGCTCGGTCATTCCGGGTCCGGTGACACCGAATCCGACGGGCTTTCCGTACTCCAGTCCGAGATCCATGATCTTCCTTGATGCCTGTGAGATCACGACCTCATCGTGCTTGGTCTCTCCGGTGATGACTGCACCGAGCGTGATGACAGCATCGATGTCCTTCATCTCCAGGAGCTTCTTCGTCGCCATAGGGATCTCGAAGCATCCGGGGACCTTGATCTGCTTAGTGATCTCGACTCCCAGGAAATCCGCCTCGGCCTTGGCCCTCTCCAGCATGAGCGATGTGACCTCGTAGTTGAACTCAGCGATCACTGCTCCGATCTTGTACTTTTTCATCTCTATCACCTATATCTAACGGGACCTTTGTCGGCGAATCCCTGCCTAAGACCTGTACCTGCCCTCTTCGTCAGACTCTCGGGGCGGAACAGTAGATCGTAAACGTTGAGCGCGTGCTCCCTGGCCCTACTGTCTGCAAGGAAGGCTAGCTCCGCGTCATCCTTGGCCTCGTCCTCATGGACGAAGACCTCTATGATGTGCTTGTTCGTCATCAGCTGCGCACGAATCAGGCCTGTAGAGGCCTCGTGTGCGCACATCTTGTCCTTCTGCATCGGCCCAGGCATTCCCAGGGCCATGACGATATCGCAATTCTGCTCCTCGATGAGCTTCTTGCATGCGACAGGCAGATCCTTCACACCGGGCACAGTGTACCTTACGATCCTGAAACCAGTGCCTGCATGCTGCAGCTCGTCTATGGCTGAGTGCCCCATATCGTACCTTGCGAACGTGGTGTCCGCGATGCCGATGATCTTCATTGGGAACCCATCTCCCTTATCTTGGCGACAATGCGCCTGGTGGCGTTGAGGTCGTCGGCGCACTCGTTGGCCCTCACGACCTTTATGTTCCCCATACCTTTGGATTCGAGCTGGGCCTGGAGATCCTTCTCGTCGAACCTCTGGTCATATCCAAGGACTATGACGTCCGGCTTCACCTTGGCGACGGTTTCGAATATGTCGCCCTGACCGCCGACGATGGCCTCATCGACAGGCTTCAGAGAACCGACTATCATCGCCCTCATAGCCTCGGGGGTCACAGGCTCATGCTTGTTCTTCCTCACCGTGGAGTCGCTGGCGACGACCACCGTCAGGTGATCTCCCATGGCCTTGGCCTGGTTGAGGTATGATATGTGACCCGGATGAATGAGATCGAACACTCCTGAGGCCATTACTCTTGTCATTTCAAAGCTCCGGATGATCCTTCTTGAACTCTTTCCACTTCTCGATGACCTCATCGCCATCGATGATCTGGATTCCATGGGCGTCCGCATATTCCTTGACACTGGCCTTGGGTCTCGAGCCGAAATCGTCCCCCATCATCTCACAGATGGTTGCAGACGGCTTCACTCCCGCCATGTACATCAGGGCGGTGCACAGTTCAGTGTGGCCGAAACGGGACTCGAGGATCTTCTCCGAGGTATTCAGGAGGTGGATGTGCCCCGGTGCCCTGAAGTTCACTCCGATCTCCTTCTTTATTTCCTCGATGGGTTTTCCGGAGAACAGGATGTTGGCGTACTCACTGGCGGTCAAGGCACGGTCCTTGTCTGTGATTCCCGTATAGGTCTTCCTGTGGTTGATCGTCAGACCGAAGGACGACTTGGTCCTGTCATAGGGGATGTCCGTAGGCGCCATAGCCCTGAGGAGCGGGTACTTCTCGCAATCGTCCCAATAAACGTCGGACATGAAGGGCAGCCCCACATCCATCGCGGTCTTGTAGGGCGTCGTCACGCATATGAGCCCTCCTGCATCCTTCCTCATCATCTGGATGATCTCAGGGGTCACGAACTGTGAGGCGACTGTGAGGTCGCATTCCCTCTCCCTATCGTCGAAATCGTAGACGAGGATCGGTTTTCCTTTTCTGATATCCTCAAGGATACTCTCGAATTCCATATGAACACTACGGTTTGAATCTTTGGAGGCTTTAATATAGGGTGGGCATCTACAATTATTTTGGTAGAATAATTCAAATCTACTCATTTTTTGATAAATGTTCGACAATAGCTGACAAAACGGAGCTGTTCTGGACCTTATTTAAACGGAAGTTAGTTATTATCCCCACCTCAATACGGTCAGACGATAACATGGCACTAGAGGACGCCAAATTCATCAGAAACAACGTCAAGGCCCACAACAAGTGGTTCGAGGAGTGCATCCCCATGATCGCATCCGAGAACCTGATGAGCCCTCTGGCAAAGGAGATGCTGATCTCAGACTTCGCAGACAGGTACGCAGAAGGCCTACCTGGCAAGCGCTACTATCAGGGAAACATCTACGTTGACAAGGTAGAACTGAGAGTGCTCGAACTGGCCAAGAAGGTGTTTGAGTGTGGATTCGCTGACGTCAGGCCTATATCCGGTACGGTCGCAAACATGGCGGTCCTCATGGCATTCGCCAAGCCTGGAGATATCATAACAACCTGCTCTCTGGACCAGGGTGCGCACATCTCCACTTGCGAATTCGGTGCTTTCGGACAGAGGGGAGTTCACTCGGTCAACTACCCGTGGAACGAGTACGACATGAACCTGGATGTCGACGGAACCATCAAGGTGCTCAAGGCAGCCAAGCCCAAGGTCGCACAGTTCGGTCTCTCCGTCTTCCTGTTCCCCCCACCGCTCAAAGAGCTCGAGGACACGTTCAACGAGATCGACTGCCTCGTTTGGGAGGACTGCGCGCACGTCCTCGGACTCATAGCCGGAAAGAAATTCCAGGACCCCTTCAAGGAAGGAGTCAACATCATCTCCGCTTCCACCCACAAGACGTTCCCCGGACCTAACCACGGAATCCTCCTGGGCCAGAACATCACTGAGGAGGAGCAGAGCAAGCTTCAGCACGCAGCATTCCCCGGAGTCACCTCCAGCCACCACCTCCATGCGATGGCCGCTTTGGGAATCACGCTTGCAGAGATGGAGGTCTTCGCGAAGGATTACGCAGCACAGGCATGCAAGAACGCACGTACTCTCGGTGAGGCCCTCTACGAGCTCGGAGTACCTGTACTGTGCCCGGACCACGGATTCACTAGATCCCACGCAATCGCCGTCGACGTGTCTGAATTCGGCGGTGGAAAGAAGTGCGCCCAGCTCCTCGAGGATGCCAACCTGATCTGTAACAAGAACATGCTCCCCAAGGACACCAGCGCCGTCAACCCGTCAGGACTGAGGCTCGGATCACAGGAGATGACCCGTCTCGGAATGAAGGAGAGCGAGATGATGGAGGTCGCCGAACTCATCGCCAGGGTCGTCAAGAAGAAAGAGGATCCCGCGAAGGTGAAGGAGGACGTCAAGGAGCTCAAGAAGAACTTCACCACCATCCAGTACTGCTTCAATGCGGGCGAGCCTGCATACAGCTACCACGACCTCGTGGACTTCTGAAACCATCAAACCAGGCAGGGAGCCCCTGCCTGGACTTATCATTCAGTCAGTCTTTGGAATTCAGAGTGCTTTTTTTAATAATGCCAAGCCCATACAGGCTACGATGACATCTGACAACCGCGAGGACTACCTCATCAGCATCCTGAGGCTGAGCGATGGCGACAGGAACGTCAAGACTACCGAGCTTGCCTCGTTCATGAACGTTTCCCCCGCGAGCGTCACCGAGATGACCAAGACATTGGCCAACGACGGCCTGGTCATCTACGAGAGATACAAGGGCATCCGCCTTTCCGAAGAGGGAGCGACCGTTGCCCGTCAGCTCCGTAAAAAGCACCATGTCATCGAGCACCTTCTGACAGATTGTCTCGGAATGGATCATCAGGATGCTCACGACGAGGCCCACAAGATAGAGCATTCCATATCTGACAACACCAGCATCAGGATCTGCAACATGATCGGCAACCCTGTCGATGAGGACTGCGCCTACTGCTCCGAGCCCTGCAAGCGCTACAGTCAGGGATCCACCAATATCGTCCAGTTGAACAAGATGGCGAAGAACAAGGCCGGATCCATCGCATACATCAAGAGCGAAGACAGCGAGACCATCCGCAGGCTCAACTCTATCGGATTCGTTCCAGGAAGAGAAATCAAGATCGAATCGATACTGCAGGACGGCGGCGACAGGGTCGTGAAAATCGGCGACAACATGATCGCCCTGAGTTACGACCTTGCTTCTGCGGTTTTCGTAGACGTGGTCTGATCCGATTTTATCTAGCTTTAGCTGATAGCTTTTATTTTAGCGAAATCAGCATTACTGGCTCAGATAGTATTTAAAAATGTTCTAAACCATACCCTTTTTAATATTAAGAGGGTGGGAACCTGCAACTCGATATTACATCATCGAAAAAGTGCCTCAAAGGCACTCTAGCATTAGCGGTTATCGCATTCGCCTTGATTGCTGCAGTTGTACCTTCTGCTTCCGTTTCAGAAGATGTTGATGCAGTAGCAAGCGGCATCGAAGGAACGGCTCTCAAGTGGGAAGTAAGTACAACAAATCAGCTGAGCGTTTGGGTCGATGCTTCATCGTCATCCACGGTGACTTCGATCCCAAACTATACTGACAGTCAGACTAGGCCTTGGTACACGGCATACAAAGACACTGCAACCAGCATATCCATCGGAACTGGTGTCACGGGCGTCGGAAACAATGCATTCAATGGCATGAACGCAGTGACGGAAGTTACATTCCCCAGCAGCATCGCCACCATTGGAAATAACGCGTTTGCCAAATGTACAGCGCTTAGAACCGTCACATTTGTGGCCACGAGCGATAACGTAACAATCGGAGAGTACACATTCAGTAATTGCTCTGCCCTCAACAGCATCAATCTGAACACAGCAACCCTGACAGGTCTGGGAAGTGGAGCTTTCTACAACTGCATATCGCTTGATCAGATTACTATCCCCTCGGGCATATCAGCACTGCCCGCAGATCTTTTTGAGGGTTGTTCGAATCTCAAAAACGTATACCTGCCGACCGGAATCACAACCATAGGTAACCACGCATTCTCTGGATGTACAAAGATCTCCCAGATCAACTTTGGTAGCGTGCTTGCAACGATCTACCCCAGCACATTCGCGGGAATCAAATTCATGTCCAGCACTGGAGAGGTCGAACAGACAGTTGCCAACCTGAAGGGAAAAACCTGGATGGGATCCGGTGATGGAAAATTGTATGCTTCCGGTTCTACTGGAGAGTTCATTATCACATTCAATGCACAGGGAGGAGTATCCTCTGCTTCCACTATGGCGACCGTGGGAGGCAAACTACCTTCCCTGCCTACCGCCACTTACGGCACCAAGCACTTCGACGGATGGTTCATGACCAGCACAGGCGGATCCATCATCTCTACTTCCACCGTATTCACCGAGAACAAGACTGTCTATGCTCTCTGGGATACAGCGAAATCAGTAACCGGTGTAACACTCGACAAAGAATCGGCAACCGTCAACATGGGCGGTTCCCTTAAACTGAACGCAACTGTTTCACCTGCGGATGCCACTGATCCATCAGTCGTATGGAGCAGCAGCGACAATACAGTCGCCACCGTAGATAACAGCGGAAATGTGACTCCGGTAAAGACCGGAACGGCCAGAATCACCGTCACAACTAACGACGGCGGAAAGACCGCTACCTGCGATGTAACTGTCCAGCATGTGCCCATCGAAAGCGTGACTCTGAACAAGACGACCGCGATCCTTTCAGTAGGGGACACAGTAACTCTGACGCCGACCGTAACTCCCACCACTGCCGATGTCAAGACAGTCACATGGGAGAGCAGCGCAACTACCATAGCGACCGTGGATCAGAACGGAGTCGTTACAGCTGTCGCCGCAGGTACCGCAACAATCACCGTCAAGACCGTTGTCAGTGAAAAGACCGCGACATGCACCGTCACGGTAGCTACCAAAAGGGTCACAGGACTTACAATGGATGCCACCGCTAGCATGAACACGGGCGGAAAGCTCACACTGTCTGCTGTGATTGCCCCTGCCGATGCAGATGTGAAGACCATCAACTGGTCCAGCAGCAATACGGACATCGCTACAGTCGATAGCAACGGACAGATTACAGCTCTGAAGGCTGGCGAGGTTATCATCACTGCCGAGACCGTCGACGGAGGATTCACCAAAACCTGCACAGTTACCATCACTGACAGCGTCTTGAGCTCCACCACCATAATCATCATAGTGGTCATCGTAGTGGCGCTGATCGCAATCGGAGCTGTGTTCTACCTCAAGAAATCCGGAACCCTCGGAGGCTCCGGAGGCTTTGGCGGAAAGAAGAAGAACGGTGGCAACGGTAAAACCGGAGTCACCCCTCTCAGACCGATCAACAAGCCTTGAAACCTAAAAACCGGGGGCGATCCCCCGGCTATTTTTTTGTTAAGAACCCGTCGATGACGGGATTGAAAATTATCAGCGGTGAGAGAAGATCATCGATACGGACTTCTGATCCTTCTTCTCGACCCTGACGAAACCGATCCTCTCCAGCTGGACCATATCATTGGCCTCTGCGGAGATCGCGGTCTCGATCTTTCCGTTGAGTACATTGCCGTCAGGCATGACAAGAGATGCATCAAGACCGTCAGCGCCTACCCACTGGACTGCACGTACGCCCTTCTTGAGGATCGATACATCGTTTCCATTGTACTTGGCGGGCTTTCCGAACTGCAGATTGCAGAGATCCTTGAGCCTGATCTGGCCGTCCTTCTCGAACAGTGCATAATCCTCTGCCGCAAGGCAAACGGTCCTGGGCGAAGCGATCCTGTAACCCCTGTTGCCCCTCTCGGGATGGTCGGGATGCTTGGGTGCGACTCCGTCGATCACATCGATTCCGTCGATATCGAACGAGACCGGGTCGCTGACGAAGAAGTATCTGTTGGCATCGGTGTCGATGATGTCCCTGTTCATTCCGTACAGGTTCTGCCAGGAGAACTCTATGTCCACAGGTTTGATTCCGGATTCCACCCAGTATCTCCTGATGGCCTCCGGCCTTATTCCGCGCCTCTTCATGGCCCTGACGGTTCCGGTCCTGACATCGTCCCATCCGGTGTACTCTCCGTCCTTGATGCTCTGCTTGATGATCGATGTCTTCAGAACGGTGTCAGGGATGTTGACGAGACCGTAATGGTAGTACTCGGGCTTCTTCCATCCGAAGTAGTCGAAGATGTACTCCTGCCTGAATGTGTTGTTGAGATGGTCCTTTCCCCTGATGACATGCGTCATTCCCATCTCATGGTCATCGATGGCCACTGAGAGGTTCATCATGGGGTAAGCGATGTACTTCTGTCCGGTACGGGGATGGGGGGTCCTTACGAGCCTGAGTGCGACGAAATCCCTGACCGCAGGGTTGGGATGGCAGATGTCGGTCTTTACAACAACGACCGCCTCTCCGTCCTGGTAATCGCCGGCGAGGAACTTGTCGTACCTGTCCAGCTGCGTCTCCACAGGAAGGTCGTGGCAGGGGCACTTCTGCTTGTTCTCCTTCTTCTTCCTCCAGTCGTCACCGTCGCATGTGCAGACGTATGCGTGGCCCATCTCGAGGAGCTTCCTGGTGTAATCGTAGTACATCTCAAACCTGTCCGACTGGATGTACTGCTTGTTGCACTTCACGCCGAGCCAGTCGAGATCCTCCGGGATCATATCGTAGGCGTCGGGATCGATCTTCTCAGGATTGGTGTCCTCGAACCTGAGGATGAGGTCTCCGCCGTACCTCTTGACATACTCATCGTTGAGGATGGAGACACGGGTATGACCGATGTGAAGAGGTCCAGAAGGTCCGGGGGCGATACGCATCACGACCTTGCCGTTCACGTTCTCCAGGTCAGGGAGCTCGTATTTCCTCTCCTTCTTCTCCTTCACGAGCAGTGATGAGTCTATCTCCTCAAGGGCCTTCTTCTGTGCCTCGAAACCCATCTTGTTGACATCTTCCACGATCTGGTTGATTAAGGGTGTGATCTCTCCTGCCTTAGGCCTGAGCTCCGGGCAACTGCCCAGGATCTTTCCCACGACGGCTTTCGGATTGGCTGTACCTTTGAAGAACACCGCATTCTGCAGTGCGAATTTTCTGATCGTCTGCTCGATCTCGTCGGACATGGGACTTCCGAATCTTTAGGCAGTATATAGATATCATCGCGGGCGCGCCCGTTAGGGAAAGAACAGCAGGGATTCCAGCGGGATTAGTTTCGTTCTAACGGGCAAAGGAAAGAATTAAGCCCGACCGACCTATTATGTGGCAAGCTCAAGGAAGTGAGAACATGGGTCTTATGGATCAGCTCAAACAAGGTTTCGACAAGGTAGATGACAAACTCGAAACGGTTGTCGATGGCGGAAAAGCAGAAGTCGACATCAACAAGGAAGAAGTCAAGATAGTCGAGAACACCCGTGACATCGGAAAGAAGATGGTCGAGGCGATGGACAACGGCTTGACCGTGGAAGATGAATCCATCAAGGAACTCTACAACAAGATTCTCGAGTCCCGCAAGAAGATCGAGGAGCTCAAGGGCCAACAGGAAGAGTACAAGAAGAAACTCAACGAATGAATGGGGGACATCCCCCAAACATCCTTTTCATTCGGCAAAAGTCGGACTCTAAGTTATTATTTTG
The nucleotide sequence above comes from Methanomassiliicoccales archaeon LGM-RCC1. Encoded proteins:
- a CDS encoding manganese efflux pump MntP family protein, giving the protein MDLLTVTLIGIGLAMDAFAVSICKGLAMRKPKASSVIIIGFWFGFFQFIMPIIGYCLGESLYSYISEVDHWIAFGLLILIGLNMIRESMSLDEEKIDDSLGFRIMLLLAIATSIDALAVGISLAMDGSDILMDAVLIGVITFFISAAGVKLGSVVGDRYSSKAELFGGIILIVIGTKILLEHLGFL
- the ribH gene encoding 6,7-dimethyl-8-ribityllumazine synthase, producing the protein MKKYKIGAVIAEFNYEVTSLMLERAKAEADFLGVEITKQIKVPGCFEIPMATKKLLEMKDIDAVITLGAVITGETKHDEVVISQASRKIMDLGLEYGKPVGFGVTGPGMTELQAMDRIEKGRDVVDAVVKMLQRLE
- the ribC gene encoding riboflavin synthase, translated to MKIIGIADTTFARYDMGHSAIDELQHAGTGFRIVRYTVPGVKDLPVACKKLIEEQNCDIVMALGMPGPMQKDKMCAHEASTGLIRAQLMTNKHIIEVFVHEDEAKDDAELAFLADSRAREHALNVYDLLFRPESLTKRAGTGLRQGFADKGPVRYR
- a CDS encoding FAD synthase — its product is MTRVMASGVFDLIHPGHISYLNQAKAMGDHLTVVVASDSTVRKNKHEPVTPEAMRAMIVGSLKPVDEAIVGGQGDIFETVAKVKPDVIVLGYDQRFDEKDLQAQLESKGMGNIKVVRANECADDLNATRRIVAKIREMGSQ
- the ribB gene encoding 3,4-dihydroxy-2-butanone-4-phosphate synthase: MEFESILEDIRKGKPILVYDFDDRERECDLTVASQFVTPEIIQMMRKDAGGLICVTTPYKTAMDVGLPFMSDVYWDDCEKYPLLRAMAPTDIPYDRTKSSFGLTINHRKTYTGITDKDRALTASEYANILFSGKPIEEIKKEIGVNFRAPGHIHLLNTSEKILESRFGHTELCTALMYMAGVKPSATICEMMGDDFGSRPKASVKEYADAHGIQIIDGDEVIEKWKEFKKDHPEL
- a CDS encoding serine hydroxymethyltransferase, which produces MALEDAKFIRNNVKAHNKWFEECIPMIASENLMSPLAKEMLISDFADRYAEGLPGKRYYQGNIYVDKVELRVLELAKKVFECGFADVRPISGTVANMAVLMAFAKPGDIITTCSLDQGAHISTCEFGAFGQRGVHSVNYPWNEYDMNLDVDGTIKVLKAAKPKVAQFGLSVFLFPPPLKELEDTFNEIDCLVWEDCAHVLGLIAGKKFQDPFKEGVNIISASTHKTFPGPNHGILLGQNITEEEQSKLQHAAFPGVTSSHHLHAMAALGITLAEMEVFAKDYAAQACKNARTLGEALYELGVPVLCPDHGFTRSHAIAVDVSEFGGGKKCAQLLEDANLICNKNMLPKDTSAVNPSGLRLGSQEMTRLGMKESEMMEVAELIARVVKKKEDPAKVKEDVKELKKNFTTIQYCFNAGEPAYSYHDLVDF
- a CDS encoding metal-dependent transcriptional regulator, which encodes MTSDNREDYLISILRLSDGDRNVKTTELASFMNVSPASVTEMTKTLANDGLVIYERYKGIRLSEEGATVARQLRKKHHVIEHLLTDCLGMDHQDAHDEAHKIEHSISDNTSIRICNMIGNPVDEDCAYCSEPCKRYSQGSTNIVQLNKMAKNKAGSIAYIKSEDSETIRRLNSIGFVPGREIKIESILQDGGDRVVKIGDNMIALSYDLASAVFVDVV
- a CDS encoding leucine-rich repeat protein produces the protein MIAAVVPSASVSEDVDAVASGIEGTALKWEVSTTNQLSVWVDASSSSTVTSIPNYTDSQTRPWYTAYKDTATSISIGTGVTGVGNNAFNGMNAVTEVTFPSSIATIGNNAFAKCTALRTVTFVATSDNVTIGEYTFSNCSALNSINLNTATLTGLGSGAFYNCISLDQITIPSGISALPADLFEGCSNLKNVYLPTGITTIGNHAFSGCTKISQINFGSVLATIYPSTFAGIKFMSSTGEVEQTVANLKGKTWMGSGDGKLYASGSTGEFIITFNAQGGVSSASTMATVGGKLPSLPTATYGTKHFDGWFMTSTGGSIISTSTVFTENKTVYALWDTAKSVTGVTLDKESATVNMGGSLKLNATVSPADATDPSVVWSSSDNTVATVDNSGNVTPVKTGTARITVTTNDGGKTATCDVTVQHVPIESVTLNKTTAILSVGDTVTLTPTVTPTTADVKTVTWESSATTIATVDQNGVVTAVAAGTATITVKTVVSEKTATCTVTVATKRVTGLTMDATASMNTGGKLTLSAVIAPADADVKTINWSSSNTDIATVDSNGQITALKAGEVIITAETVDGGFTKTCTVTITDSVLSSTTIIIIVVIVVALIAIGAVFYLKKSGTLGGSGGFGGKKKNGGNGKTGVTPLRPINKP
- a CDS encoding glutamate--tRNA ligase, with the translated sequence MSDEIEQTIRKFALQNAVFFKGTANPKAVVGKILGSCPELRPKAGEITPLINQIVEDVNKMGFEAQKKALEEIDSSLLVKEKKERKYELPDLENVNGKVVMRIAPGPSGPLHIGHTRVSILNDEYVKRYGGDLILRFEDTNPEKIDPDAYDMIPEDLDWLGVKCNKQYIQSDRFEMYYDYTRKLLEMGHAYVCTCDGDDWRKKKENKQKCPCHDLPVETQLDRYDKFLAGDYQDGEAVVVVKTDICHPNPAVRDFVALRLVRTPHPRTGQKYIAYPMMNLSVAIDDHEMGMTHVIRGKDHLNNTFRQEYIFDYFGWKKPEYYHYGLVNIPDTVLKTSIIKQSIKDGEYTGWDDVRTGTVRAMKRRGIRPEAIRRYWVESGIKPVDIEFSWQNLYGMNRDIIDTDANRYFFVSDPVSFDIDGIDVIDGVAPKHPDHPERGNRGYRIASPRTVCLAAEDYALFEKDGQIRLKDLCNLQFGKPAKYNGNDVSILKKGVRAVQWVGADGLDASLVMPDGNVLNGKIETAISAEANDMVQLERIGFVRVEKKDQKSVSMIFSHR